Proteins co-encoded in one Capsicum annuum cultivar UCD-10X-F1 chromosome 9, UCD10Xv1.1, whole genome shotgun sequence genomic window:
- the LOC107854729 gene encoding reticulon-4-interacting protein 1, mitochondrial isoform X1, producing MMRFVSRRIEISSGDGEISKLGFGKRGIVTSCRAVLLPRFGGPEVLEFHENVAVPDLKPNHVLVRARAVSINPLDTRMRSGYGRSIFEPLLPLILGRDISGEVAAVGNSVKSLTFGQEVFGALHPTAVRGTYTDYAILAEDELAPKPGSLSHVEASAIPFAALTAWRALKSTARIRVGQRVLVIGGGGAVGFSAIQLAVAAGCHVSTTCGGESISRILAAGAEQAVDYTSEDAEIALKGHFDAVLDTIGVPDTERMGISLLKRGGHYMTLQGEAASVTDRYGLAIGLPMATAILLKKQMQYRYSHGIEYWWNYMRADAEGLHEIRRLSEAGKLQVPVDKTFPISQVREAHEAKDRRRIPGKVVLEID from the exons ATGATGCGATTTGTGTCGCGGAGGATTGAAATTTCTAGTGGAGATGGAGAAATTTCGAAGTTAGGTTTTGGGAAAAGAGGTATTGTTACGAGCTGTAGAGCTGTGTTGTTGCCCAGATTTGGCGGACCGGAGGTTCTTGAGTTTCATGAAAATGTAGCTGTTCCTGATCTTAAACCTAATCATGTGCTTGTTCGTGCTCGTGCTGTCTCCATCAATCCCCTTGATACCAGA ATGCGATCAGGATATGGACGTTCAATTTTCGAGCCACTTTTACCTTTGATTTTGGGCCGAGATATAAGTGGTGAAGTTGCAGCTGTTGGAAATTCTGTTAAGTCACTTACATTTGGGCAGGAGGTATTTGGTGCTCTGCATCCAACCGCCGTGAGGGGTACTTATACTGACTATGCTATTCTTGCGGAGGATGAACTTGCTCCAAAGCCAGGATCACTTTCACATGTG GAAGCCAGCGCCATCCCATTTGCTGCCCTAACTGCTTGGCGTGCGCTAAAAAGTACTGCCAGAATAAGAGTGGG GCAAAGGGTATTGGTCATAGGAGGAGGAGGAGCAGTAGGTTTCTCTGCAATTCAGCTTGCAGTGGCTGCAGGCTGCCATGTTTCTACTACGTGTGGAGGAGAGAGTATAAGTCGCATTTTGGCAGCCGGTGCGGAGCAAGCTGTTGACTATACCAGTGAG GATGCTGAAATAGCACTTAAGGGGCATTTTGATGCTGTCTTGGATACAATTGGTGTGCCAGATACTGAGAGAATGGGTATTAGTCTTTTAAAGAGAGGAGGACACTACATGACGTTACAG GGGGAGGCTGCATCGGTGACTGATCGATACGGACTAGCTATTGGTCTTCCTATGGCAACAGCCATCTTGCTGAAGAAGCAAATGCAATATCGATATTCTCATGGAATAG AATATTGGTGGAATTATATGAGGGCTGATGCTGAGGGTTTACATGAGATACGCCGGTTATCTGAGGCTGGTAAGCTTCAAGTCCCGGTAGATAAAACTTTCCCAATTTCACAGGTGAGAGAGGCTCACGAGGCCAAGGATAGACGACGAATTCCTGGCAAAGTGGTTCTGGAAATTGACTGA
- the LOC107854729 gene encoding reticulon-4-interacting protein 1, mitochondrial isoform X2, which produces MMRFVSRRIEISSGDGEISKLGFGKRGIVTSCRAVLLPRFGGPEVLEFHENVAVPDLKPNHVLVRARAVSINPLDTREVFGALHPTAVRGTYTDYAILAEDELAPKPGSLSHVEASAIPFAALTAWRALKSTARIRVGQRVLVIGGGGAVGFSAIQLAVAAGCHVSTTCGGESISRILAAGAEQAVDYTSEDAEIALKGHFDAVLDTIGVPDTERMGISLLKRGGHYMTLQGEAASVTDRYGLAIGLPMATAILLKKQMQYRYSHGIEYWWNYMRADAEGLHEIRRLSEAGKLQVPVDKTFPISQVREAHEAKDRRRIPGKVVLEID; this is translated from the exons ATGATGCGATTTGTGTCGCGGAGGATTGAAATTTCTAGTGGAGATGGAGAAATTTCGAAGTTAGGTTTTGGGAAAAGAGGTATTGTTACGAGCTGTAGAGCTGTGTTGTTGCCCAGATTTGGCGGACCGGAGGTTCTTGAGTTTCATGAAAATGTAGCTGTTCCTGATCTTAAACCTAATCATGTGCTTGTTCGTGCTCGTGCTGTCTCCATCAATCCCCTTGATACCAGA GAGGTATTTGGTGCTCTGCATCCAACCGCCGTGAGGGGTACTTATACTGACTATGCTATTCTTGCGGAGGATGAACTTGCTCCAAAGCCAGGATCACTTTCACATGTG GAAGCCAGCGCCATCCCATTTGCTGCCCTAACTGCTTGGCGTGCGCTAAAAAGTACTGCCAGAATAAGAGTGGG GCAAAGGGTATTGGTCATAGGAGGAGGAGGAGCAGTAGGTTTCTCTGCAATTCAGCTTGCAGTGGCTGCAGGCTGCCATGTTTCTACTACGTGTGGAGGAGAGAGTATAAGTCGCATTTTGGCAGCCGGTGCGGAGCAAGCTGTTGACTATACCAGTGAG GATGCTGAAATAGCACTTAAGGGGCATTTTGATGCTGTCTTGGATACAATTGGTGTGCCAGATACTGAGAGAATGGGTATTAGTCTTTTAAAGAGAGGAGGACACTACATGACGTTACAG GGGGAGGCTGCATCGGTGACTGATCGATACGGACTAGCTATTGGTCTTCCTATGGCAACAGCCATCTTGCTGAAGAAGCAAATGCAATATCGATATTCTCATGGAATAG AATATTGGTGGAATTATATGAGGGCTGATGCTGAGGGTTTACATGAGATACGCCGGTTATCTGAGGCTGGTAAGCTTCAAGTCCCGGTAGATAAAACTTTCCCAATTTCACAGGTGAGAGAGGCTCACGAGGCCAAGGATAGACGACGAATTCCTGGCAAAGTGGTTCTGGAAATTGACTGA